DNA from Candidatus Dormiibacterota bacterium:
GAATCCTGACGACGCCGCCCTTCGGCGCCAGCTGCTCGCGCGCGACGCCGCCGAGGGTGATCAGCGAAACGTTCCCGGGCTCCGGCCGCAGGCGAACGATCGCCTCGCGTGATGCATCCGAGGCGTTCAGCAGGCGGAGATCGTAGCCTCCTGGTTGCGGCAGCAGTGCAGTCAGCTGGATGCAGTCGGGCTCCAGCTCAATCACCGGAGCCGGCGTGCTGGCAGGAGCACCGCGTCCTGGGACGAGAGGAATGAGGGCCGACTCGGCGGCACGCCACGCGCCTCCCTCCAGCCAGTCGCCGGCGTGGAAGAAGAGGCTGTAGCGAAAGCGGTGTCCCCCCGGGACCTGAGCGCCCGGTGTCTCCATCGCGGGACCGGCGTGCCCGCGCCGGGTGACGAGGTCATCGCGCGAGAGCCAGCCGACCGAGCGTAGCAGGGTGAGCGCGAGTTCCTGGGACGCGCCCGCCAGCACTTCGTACTCGTGCAGGCCATTGGTGATGAGCGCGAGGCCCGCGCGGCCGTCGCTCACATCGACGAACGACCACATCGGGTAGGTGGGCAGCTCGAGTTCGTCTGCGCCGGGATCGCGCCGGGCGGCGGCAACGGCGCGTGCCGTCACGTGAAACGCGGTATCAGCGGCGGAATCGCTCGCCCGAAACGGCAACGGGAAATGGGCACGAAGCCGATGATCTTCGGCGCGGTTGATGACTTCGAGCTCGATATCGAGTCGTGGTCGGTCGGCTTCGAGCGACAGGGTCAGTCGAATGGGCAGCACCGTCTCGACGTCGCCGCGACTCTGCCGGTCATGGCTGAGCCCGCTGAAGACCGCGAAATCGTAGCGCGCCTCCAGTCGGGCGCGGAGTGGCCCTTCTTCGAGGACCGCGCTCCTGAAGTGGCGGACCGGATCAGCCGGCGGCAGGTTGCCGGCTGGCGGCGAGAAGTTGTACTCATCGCCGGCGTCACCGTCGTCGACCAGCCGATGCAGCCCGTTGTAGTGCAAACCCGTACGCCGGTCGAGAATCGCCAGCGTTCCGTCGGGTCGCAGGTCGCAGGCGAGGTGGCCGTTTTCGAGACGGGTTTCTTGTGCGCTCGCCGGAGCTGAAGGACTCGTCGGGGTCAGCGAAACCGCGGAGCCTCCCGGGATCACCGGGGTCAGCACCAGCGCGCCGTCAACCTCGACCAGTCCCTGTCGCGGAAATGGGCACGGGTTCCAGACCTGGCCGGCGCCGGCCAGCTGCGGAAGGCCATGATCGACGATCCGCTCGGCGATCTCGATGACCCGCGTACTCCGGCGCCTCGACTCTTCGGCGACGGCGTCGATGCCGGAGCCGCAGGCGGTGTCGTGCGCGGCGTTCTGCAGGATCAGCGTCCAGGCCTCGTCGAGCTCGTGACTCACATCGACCCCGGTCAATGCCGCGATTGGCTCCGCCATGCGCTCGAGGAGGCGAGTGGCTTCGAAATAGCGCTGCTTGTCGGGCGCCCGAACCGAAAGCGTCCCCATCAGGATATGAGCACGTGCCGAGGAGCGCAATTCACCGCGCCAGCGGGGCCAGCCGTGCTCCGGTAGCCGCGCGAGGTAGTCGTCAAGCCGCGCGAGGCGGATCATGGTCCCGTTGAGACGACCGGTTGCGCCACGAACCGCCGCGCTCAGCTCCGCCTGCGGCAGGACATGGTCATTGCCGTTCATGAGGAGCACGTCGGTCGTCGGCCGGAACGGGGCGATCGCTTGCAGCGCGCTCGCGATGCGGGCCGCCAGCGCGCCGGGCTCGGTAGGGAGGTCCACGCCCTGCGAGTACGAGTTGCCCATGTAGGCAGTCAGGATCCGGCTGCCGTCGGGCGCTTCCCAGGTGAAGGCGACGCGGTCGATGGCGAGCGGGACGCCCCGCCAGACCGCGGCGTGCCGAAAGCCAAACTGGCGATAGATCTGCGGCATCTGCGCTGCGTGGCCGAACGAGTCCGGCAAGTAGCCGACCCGCATCGAGCCGCCGTGGACGCCGGCCGACGCGACCCCGCGCTGCAGGTCACGCACCAAGGTCTCGCCGCTGACGAGGAATTCATCGGGGAGCGTGTACCAGGGCCCGACCTGAATCTGGCCGTTGCGGACCGCCCGCTGCAGCCGGGCTCGTGCCTCGGGCCGGATCTCGAGGTAGTCGTCGATCACCACGGTCTGGCCGTCCATCAGGAAGCGGAAGTCCGGATCGGCCTCAGTCAGGGTGAGCAACTGATCCCACAGCTCGACCAGCTGCGCCCGGAAAGTCTCGAAGGTCGCGTACCACTCGCGATCCCAGTGGGTATGCGGAACGATATAGACGGTTGTCGTGGCGCGCTCAGGCACAGCTAATTGTGCCTGAGGTGATTAACGCCTCAAACGCTCGCCTGGCACTAAAGCGCCGCTCGCGTGGGCCGGCGGGCCCGAATCGATCAGCCGAGAGTCGATTAACCGATCGTGTGCCACTTTTCCGAGCCGATCACATGGACCCAGGTCAACCCGTTGTCCAGCTCGATCGGGTTCCCACTGGCGTCCAGGTAGACGGCGGGAACGTTCGGATCGGGGTGGTGCCAGGTGGCGTGGATGACAACCCCGTCCACGAAGATATCCGCCTTGCCGTCACCGGTGAGCTCGTAGGCCTCGGTGAAGTAGCCGTGGAAGCTATTCGCCGGGTTGGTATCGAGGTACGAATTGACGTACTCGAGGATGACGGTCTTGGCATGCACGCGGCCGGTCCCGATGTTGTTGAAGGGCCGACCGTCTTGCGTCTTGACGTACTGCTTAGAGCCGGCATCGTACTGCCAGGACGCCCCGTGATCGGGCACCGAGATTGCGGGCGCGGCGTCACCGGAAAAGGTCGCGT
Protein-coding regions in this window:
- a CDS encoding glycoside hydrolase family 38 C-terminal domain-containing protein, translating into MPERATTTVYIVPHTHWDREWYATFETFRAQLVELWDQLLTLTEADPDFRFLMDGQTVVIDDYLEIRPEARARLQRAVRNGQIQVGPWYTLPDEFLVSGETLVRDLQRGVASAGVHGGSMRVGYLPDSFGHAAQMPQIYRQFGFRHAAVWRGVPLAIDRVAFTWEAPDGSRILTAYMGNSYSQGVDLPTEPGALAARIASALQAIAPFRPTTDVLLMNGNDHVLPQAELSAAVRGATGRLNGTMIRLARLDDYLARLPEHGWPRWRGELRSSARAHILMGTLSVRAPDKQRYFEATRLLERMAEPIAALTGVDVSHELDEAWTLILQNAAHDTACGSGIDAVAEESRRRSTRVIEIAERIVDHGLPQLAGAGQVWNPCPFPRQGLVEVDGALVLTPVIPGGSAVSLTPTSPSAPASAQETRLENGHLACDLRPDGTLAILDRRTGLHYNGLHRLVDDGDAGDEYNFSPPAGNLPPADPVRHFRSAVLEEGPLRARLEARYDFAVFSGLSHDRQSRGDVETVLPIRLTLSLEADRPRLDIELEVINRAEDHRLRAHFPLPFRASDSAADTAFHVTARAVAAARRDPGADELELPTYPMWSFVDVSDGRAGLALITNGLHEYEVLAGASQELALTLLRSVGWLSRDDLVTRRGHAGPAMETPGAQVPGGHRFRYSLFFHAGDWLEGGAWRAAESALIPLVPGRGAPASTPAPVIELEPDCIQLTALLPQPGGYDLRLLNASDASREAIVRLRPEPGNVSLITLGGVAREQLAPKGGVVRIPVRPWEIVTVRATR